In one window of Bradyrhizobium sp. AZCC 1721 DNA:
- a CDS encoding DUF1488 domain-containing protein, translating into MIEFPNHSRSYDQTRRAVRFWGHDSALEASFFIDEGALRRIQPNARPDESGMLNAFDCNRDVICAAAAKVYVRGSRGSYDLIAANF; encoded by the coding sequence ATGATTGAGTTTCCAAATCATAGCCGTTCATATGATCAAACCCGGCGAGCCGTGCGGTTCTGGGGGCATGACAGCGCGCTGGAAGCGTCATTCTTCATAGACGAGGGCGCATTGAGGCGAATTCAACCAAATGCCCGCCCCGATGAGTCCGGTATGCTGAATGCATTCGATTGCAACCGTGATGTGATATGCGCGGCGGCTGCGAAGGTTTACGTCCGTGGAAGCCGGGGGTCTTACGATCTGATCGCCGCAAATTTTTGA
- a CDS encoding glycosyltransferase family 4 protein has product MTPLRRIAVIGNSLPRRCGIATFTTDLQQAISTSRPNLETCIVAMTDNGQTYDYPKAVAFQIQADKIEEYIHAADFLNAGRFDAVCLQHEFGIFGGEAGGHILELMSRLTAPVVTTFHTVLANPTATQRAVMERIVDASSKVVVMANKGRELLRSVYQVPDDKIEVIAHGIPDAAFVEPDAAKVRLGFDGKPVILTFGLLSPNKGIEVMIEAMPSILKRRADAVYVVLGATHPNLVRDQGEAYRNRLIRRVRELGVEDHVVFLDRFVDLPTLLEFISMCDVYVTPYLNEAQMTSGTLAYSFGLGKPVVSTPYWHARELLANGRGVLVPFGDADTIGLEIAELLTDDVRRQAMCRRAYAVSRTMTWERTAEHYMSVFESASQGHWLKVIASSNAASPEPRSPAAPDMQIGHFLSMCDDTGLFQHAVHSVPDRSHGYCVDDNARAMLLACALNNPGEQPLSEALTARFAAFVQHAWNPDSRRFRNFMGFNRTWLEASGSEDSHARTLWALGETARSDASPSRRQWAAALFAEALSTVETFRSPRAWAFTLLGLDAYCAVAPDDLHAQEIRHSLADRLMSCLASVETPDWVWFEEGLAYDNARLPQALLITGAATQTPEYMEAGLRSLRWLMTRQTTPAGHFRPVGTAGFGELRQFPRAFDQQPVEATATIAACLTAWRADGDAEWKAVATRAFTWFLGSNDLSVALVDLHTGSCRDGLHPDRANENRGGESVVCYLLGLAEIRQLARVNAGLTKPTALRAVGA; this is encoded by the coding sequence ATGACACCGCTTCGCCGCATCGCCGTAATCGGCAATTCGCTACCCCGCCGCTGCGGCATCGCAACCTTCACGACCGACCTGCAGCAGGCGATATCGACGTCACGCCCGAATCTGGAGACCTGCATCGTGGCGATGACCGATAATGGCCAAACCTATGATTATCCCAAGGCAGTCGCTTTTCAGATCCAGGCCGACAAGATCGAGGAATACATCCATGCAGCAGACTTCCTGAATGCCGGCCGGTTCGACGCGGTGTGTCTGCAGCACGAATTCGGAATTTTCGGCGGCGAGGCCGGCGGCCACATTCTCGAACTGATGTCGCGCCTCACCGCGCCGGTCGTGACGACGTTCCACACCGTGCTGGCCAATCCGACCGCCACCCAACGCGCGGTCATGGAACGCATCGTCGATGCGTCGTCGAAGGTAGTGGTGATGGCCAACAAGGGCCGCGAACTGCTGCGCAGCGTCTATCAGGTGCCGGACGACAAGATCGAGGTCATAGCCCACGGCATTCCCGACGCCGCCTTTGTCGAGCCCGATGCGGCGAAGGTCAGGCTCGGATTTGACGGCAAGCCGGTCATCCTGACATTCGGCCTGCTGTCGCCCAACAAGGGCATCGAAGTCATGATCGAAGCCATGCCATCGATTCTGAAGCGTCGCGCTGATGCGGTGTATGTCGTGCTCGGCGCAACGCATCCAAATCTGGTTCGAGACCAGGGCGAGGCGTATCGCAACAGACTGATAAGGCGGGTGCGCGAACTTGGCGTCGAAGACCATGTTGTGTTCCTCGACCGGTTCGTCGATCTGCCCACGCTGCTCGAATTCATCTCGATGTGCGACGTCTATGTCACGCCCTACCTCAACGAGGCGCAGATGACGTCGGGGACGTTGGCCTACAGCTTCGGGCTGGGGAAGCCCGTCGTCTCGACGCCTTACTGGCACGCGCGCGAACTGTTGGCCAATGGACGCGGCGTCCTGGTGCCGTTCGGCGATGCGGACACGATCGGCCTGGAAATCGCGGAATTACTCACCGATGACGTTCGCCGGCAGGCGATGTGCCGGCGCGCCTATGCGGTCAGCCGGACCATGACGTGGGAACGCACCGCCGAGCACTACATGTCGGTTTTCGAGAGTGCGTCTCAGGGTCACTGGCTCAAGGTCATCGCGTCCTCAAATGCGGCATCGCCGGAGCCGCGCAGCCCTGCGGCGCCTGATATGCAAATCGGCCATTTTCTGTCGATGTGCGACGATACCGGCCTGTTCCAGCACGCCGTGCATTCGGTGCCCGATCGCTCGCACGGTTACTGCGTCGATGACAACGCCCGCGCGATGCTTTTGGCCTGCGCTCTCAATAATCCGGGCGAGCAACCCCTCTCGGAAGCGTTGACGGCCCGCTTCGCTGCTTTCGTGCAGCATGCATGGAATCCTGATTCCCGGCGGTTTCGCAACTTCATGGGCTTCAATCGAACCTGGCTCGAAGCCAGCGGGTCCGAAGACAGTCACGCGCGAACGCTTTGGGCTCTGGGCGAAACCGCGCGCAGCGACGCAAGCCCGTCGCGGCGCCAGTGGGCTGCCGCCTTGTTCGCCGAGGCTCTGTCGACCGTGGAGACCTTTCGCTCACCCCGGGCGTGGGCGTTCACCCTGCTGGGTTTGGACGCTTATTGCGCCGTGGCTCCGGATGATCTCCACGCCCAGGAGATCCGGCATTCTCTTGCCGACAGGTTGATGTCTTGTTTGGCGTCGGTCGAAACACCGGACTGGGTGTGGTTCGAGGAAGGGTTGGCTTACGACAACGCCCGCCTGCCGCAGGCTCTGCTGATAACAGGCGCGGCGACGCAAACGCCTGAATATATGGAGGCCGGATTGAGGTCTCTGCGCTGGCTGATGACGCGACAAACGACGCCGGCAGGGCATTTCCGCCCCGTCGGCACCGCCGGCTTCGGCGAATTGCGGCAATTCCCCCGCGCCTTCGATCAGCAGCCCGTGGAAGCGACGGCGACGATCGCTGCCTGCCTCACGGCATGGCGGGCGGACGGCGATGCTGAGTGGAAAGCGGTTGCGACCCGCGCGTTCACCTGGTTTCTCGGCAGCAACGACCTGTCGGTGGCGCTGGTCGATCTGCACACCGGCAGTTGCCGCGATGGACTGCACCCCGATCGCGCCAATGAAAATCGCGGCGGCGAGTCGGTGGTGTGCTATCTGCTTGGGCTTGCGGAGATTCGCCAGCTTGCGCGCGTCAACGCCGGCCTGACCAAACCCACGGCACTCCGCGCCGTGGGTGCCTGA
- a CDS encoding sensor histidine kinase: MSEGDRRTEPRPASSASPYQDELAAENVSLRLLLAQPEINAQSLLATAGIDARERKAADKLQKLILEELHHCIKNTLATVGAIVSQSLRELPDAKHAQHAIEGRLLALGRAHDLLLQARWSSANLATIVRSATEAFDNPAEPKFSISGPDIRMTSGAVIAIAMTLNELCTNTTKFGALSVPEGRVDICQALDQQAQRLHLTWTERNGAAVRLPEKRSFGTRLIDTLGGKLRGDVQLTYERTGFVYTFDVPMASLTSAAA; this comes from the coding sequence ATGTCTGAAGGCGATCGCCGGACGGAACCGCGTCCCGCAAGCAGCGCATCCCCATACCAGGACGAACTGGCGGCAGAAAATGTCAGCCTGCGGCTTCTGCTCGCGCAGCCCGAGATCAATGCACAGAGTTTGCTGGCTACGGCCGGCATCGACGCCAGGGAGCGCAAGGCGGCCGACAAGCTACAGAAGCTGATCCTCGAGGAGCTGCATCACTGCATCAAGAATACGCTCGCAACCGTCGGCGCCATCGTCTCGCAGAGCCTGCGCGAGTTGCCCGACGCCAAGCACGCGCAGCACGCCATCGAGGGCCGGCTGCTCGCGCTCGGGCGGGCGCACGATCTTCTTCTGCAGGCAAGATGGAGCAGCGCGAACCTTGCCACGATCGTTCGCAGCGCCACCGAAGCCTTCGACAATCCCGCCGAGCCGAAATTCTCGATTTCGGGGCCCGATATCCGGATGACGTCGGGTGCCGTCATCGCCATCGCAATGACGCTCAACGAGCTTTGCACCAACACCACGAAGTTTGGCGCCCTGTCGGTCCCGGAAGGGCGCGTCGACATCTGCCAGGCGCTGGATCAACAGGCGCAGCGCCTGCACCTCACATGGACCGAGAGGAATGGTGCCGCAGTTCGTCTGCCCGAAAAGCGCAGCTTCGGGACACGGCTGATCGACACGCTCGGCGGGAAACTCCGGGGCGACGTGCAGCTCACGTATGAGCGAACCGGGTTCGTCTACACATTCGACGTGCCGATGGCTTCACTGACTTCGGCGGCGGCATAA
- a CDS encoding SAM-dependent methyltransferase produces the protein MDIVLALQLVTTIVVALFVAYNVFHYVLFLLVTHLKDASKIGHELNQFEQRQLIEWTPRPSDFLKHDDEKRTYDDVFGAYRDEQANYSTCVFPRIAFSRPYEAEYVLLKPKEGMRVLDLGCGSGAAAYYLASRRDIEIVCVTNSSVQADICRRKFAKLGGRGQVIITDFDSLDLPSESFDAIYALESIGYTKNLDAWLVRCWRMLKPGGSLLIRSPGSLDHCRRREDYLSVTVFFENWRYNFVGANLLVYKMRRLGFNPIRYRRLPFWAWGLTWNFIQHLVLWKYRLKMRTFVELERIIWRTSKVFVFGNPYNTVLATKPAAASCSRQTLSPSEALGGVAETDR, from the coding sequence TTGGACATTGTTCTCGCGCTTCAGTTGGTCACGACGATCGTCGTCGCGTTGTTTGTGGCATACAACGTTTTTCATTACGTACTTTTTCTCTTGGTGACTCACCTGAAGGACGCGAGCAAGATCGGCCACGAATTGAATCAATTCGAGCAACGCCAACTGATCGAGTGGACACCGCGGCCGAGCGACTTCCTCAAGCACGACGACGAGAAGCGTACATACGATGACGTGTTCGGCGCGTATCGCGACGAGCAAGCGAACTACAGCACGTGCGTTTTTCCCCGCATAGCGTTTTCGCGTCCCTACGAAGCCGAATACGTTCTTTTGAAGCCGAAGGAAGGGATGCGGGTGTTGGATCTCGGGTGCGGATCTGGCGCGGCGGCATACTACCTCGCCAGCCGACGAGACATCGAAATTGTGTGCGTGACTAATTCATCCGTACAGGCGGACATCTGCCGGCGGAAATTTGCAAAACTCGGTGGGCGCGGACAGGTCATCATCACCGACTTCGACAGCCTCGATCTCCCGAGTGAGAGTTTTGACGCCATCTATGCGCTCGAATCGATCGGCTATACCAAAAACTTGGACGCTTGGCTGGTGCGCTGCTGGCGGATGCTCAAGCCGGGAGGAAGCCTGTTGATCCGCTCACCGGGGTCGTTGGATCATTGTCGGCGTAGGGAGGATTACCTGAGCGTCACCGTCTTCTTCGAAAACTGGCGCTACAATTTTGTCGGCGCCAATCTTCTCGTCTACAAGATGCGCCGACTCGGCTTCAACCCGATCCGCTATCGCCGACTGCCATTCTGGGCTTGGGGCCTCACGTGGAACTTCATTCAACACTTGGTGTTGTGGAAGTATCGGCTAAAGATGCGAACATTCGTGGAGTTGGAGCGGATCATTTGGCGCACTTCGAAGGTTTTTGTCTTCGGCAACCCGTACAACACGGTACTGGCTACCAAGCCCGCGGCAGCATCTTGCTCCCGGCAGACTCTTTCACCCTCAGAAGCATTGGGAGGCGTTGCCGAGACTGATCGCTAA
- a CDS encoding class I mannose-6-phosphate isomerase, producing the protein MAIEHAAVQVARKPWGVGDLHPWSSIDVAGDPVGELWFQRTHKHAPIPALLLKLLFTSEPLSIQVHPDDGFARSIGLPNGKTEAWYILAAVPGARVALGLKRRLAPQALRAAIRDGSIAHLTQWRPVAKGDIIFVPAGTIHAIGAGIVLAEIQQRSDTTFRLFDYGRQRELHEERAVAVSDAGPVQSQSGSRRLTAARTALITSRHFVIERIDLPANSNWALNADRETWILVIEGRARIGLTSMSVGDAVFIEGDRTGIEVGADGMSGLMAYPGPDPVAALLEDAGELNKSASMSAGHSQKSGETVEVQA; encoded by the coding sequence ATGGCCATTGAGCATGCCGCCGTGCAGGTTGCGCGCAAACCGTGGGGGGTTGGCGATCTCCATCCATGGAGCAGCATCGACGTTGCCGGTGACCCGGTTGGAGAGTTGTGGTTTCAGCGCACGCATAAGCATGCACCTATCCCGGCCCTGCTGCTCAAGCTACTGTTCACCAGCGAGCCCTTGTCGATTCAGGTTCATCCGGACGATGGATTTGCCCGCTCAATAGGCTTGCCGAACGGCAAGACTGAAGCCTGGTACATTCTCGCAGCAGTTCCAGGTGCGCGGGTTGCGCTGGGACTGAAGCGGCGGCTCGCGCCACAGGCATTGCGCGCAGCGATCAGGGACGGCTCGATTGCCCATCTCACGCAATGGCGTCCCGTCGCGAAAGGCGACATCATCTTCGTCCCCGCCGGCACGATCCACGCCATTGGCGCCGGTATCGTGCTCGCCGAGATTCAGCAGCGCAGCGACACGACATTCCGTCTGTTTGACTATGGCAGGCAGCGCGAACTGCATGAAGAACGCGCCGTCGCTGTTTCCGACGCCGGGCCGGTTCAGAGCCAATCCGGTTCACGACGCCTCACCGCGGCTCGAACAGCTTTGATCACAAGCCGTCATTTCGTCATTGAGCGGATCGACCTGCCGGCGAATTCGAATTGGGCGCTCAATGCCGATCGGGAAACCTGGATCCTTGTGATCGAGGGTCGGGCGCGGATCGGGTTGACGAGCATGTCGGTTGGTGACGCCGTCTTCATCGAGGGCGATCGAACCGGCATCGAGGTTGGCGCGGACGGCATGAGCGGCCTGATGGCTTATCCGGGACCTGATCCCGTTGCCGCCCTACTGGAGGACGCCGGAGAGCTGAACAAATCTGCCAGCATGTCCGCCGGCCATTCGCAGAAATCAGGCGAGACTGTCGAGGTACAAGCATGA
- a CDS encoding DUF2061 domain-containing protein, protein MFILVRDSHSRSIVKAVSWRVTGSVDTFVLSFVFTGSIKVGGSIAGAEAITKMILYYLHERAWSFIRWDQQGQAGDGSSTT, encoded by the coding sequence ATGTTCATTCTGGTGCGAGATTCCCATTCCCGCTCGATCGTCAAGGCTGTCAGTTGGAGGGTCACCGGTAGCGTCGACACCTTCGTGTTGAGTTTCGTCTTCACCGGTAGCATCAAGGTGGGAGGCTCGATCGCCGGCGCGGAGGCGATCACGAAAATGATCCTCTACTATCTTCACGAAAGGGCCTGGTCCTTCATTCGCTGGGACCAGCAAGGACAAGCCGGTGACGGCTCCAGCACAACCTGA
- a CDS encoding glycoside hydrolase family 130 protein, with product MSQAIFLNRQALYLRPDPARVIVRPFKPATEPRDLNPTDKTRANHIVDRVLALDSEAVASQLADVLENFLGRHRNLLERFEARAEEMEDAFATHGIFSKIQRQLIGAYFLNEYSFEASALFNPSIVPHPDQSDAPKGGLRFILSLRAIGEGHVSSLTFRSGTFAADGSVTVDPTARLASSPRICHRVSGPDGDHVELVFKPEEDLSERVIFPVTASQSNGIEDARFVEFSDGGRKTYYATYTAYSGRAIRSELIETRDFMSFRLAPLRGAAARNKGMALFPRKIGGRYAMIARQDNENLYLIYSDDLYTWGGGQAILKPEFPWEFVQIGNCGSPIELDEGWLLLTHGVGPVRKYSIGAALLDKNDPSKVLTRSREPLLRPEPSEREGYVPNVVYTCGAMRHNDQIILPYAVSDTFSNFATIKISALMQAMKS from the coding sequence GTGTCACAGGCCATCTTCCTGAACCGGCAGGCGCTTTATTTGCGTCCCGATCCCGCGCGGGTGATCGTGCGCCCGTTCAAGCCGGCGACTGAACCTCGCGATCTCAACCCGACCGACAAGACGCGTGCAAATCATATCGTCGACCGGGTTCTTGCCCTCGACTCCGAAGCCGTTGCCTCCCAGCTCGCGGACGTTCTTGAAAATTTCCTGGGCCGACACCGGAACCTGCTGGAGAGGTTTGAGGCCCGCGCAGAAGAAATGGAGGACGCTTTCGCCACGCATGGAATCTTCTCGAAGATCCAGCGCCAGCTCATTGGCGCCTATTTTCTCAATGAGTATTCGTTCGAAGCCTCTGCCTTGTTCAACCCCAGCATAGTGCCGCACCCCGACCAATCGGACGCGCCGAAAGGCGGCCTGCGCTTCATCCTCAGCCTCCGCGCCATCGGCGAAGGGCATGTATCGTCACTGACGTTTCGATCCGGCACATTCGCAGCCGACGGCAGCGTGACCGTTGATCCGACGGCGCGCCTTGCCTCGAGTCCCCGGATTTGCCATCGCGTATCCGGACCGGACGGCGACCATGTCGAATTGGTCTTCAAGCCCGAGGAAGACCTCAGCGAGCGCGTCATCTTTCCGGTCACCGCCTCCCAATCGAACGGCATTGAGGACGCCCGCTTTGTCGAATTCAGCGATGGCGGCCGAAAAACCTACTACGCGACCTATACCGCCTATAGCGGGCGAGCGATCCGTTCCGAATTGATTGAGACCCGCGATTTCATGTCGTTCCGGTTGGCGCCCTTGAGGGGCGCCGCGGCACGCAACAAGGGCATGGCGCTGTTTCCGCGCAAGATCGGCGGCAGATACGCCATGATCGCGAGACAGGACAATGAGAACCTCTACCTGATCTATTCCGACGACCTGTACACATGGGGCGGCGGTCAGGCCATTCTGAAACCGGAATTTCCCTGGGAGTTCGTTCAGATCGGCAATTGCGGATCGCCTATCGAGCTCGATGAAGGCTGGCTGCTGCTGACGCATGGCGTCGGCCCGGTGCGCAAATACTCGATCGGGGCGGCGTTGCTCGACAAGAACGACCCCTCGAAGGTGTTGACCCGCTCGCGCGAGCCGTTGCTGCGGCCCGAGCCATCGGAGCGCGAGGGATACGTCCCCAACGTCGTCTATACCTGCGGAGCGATGCGGCACAACGACCAGATCATTCTGCCATACGCGGTGTCGGACACCTTCTCCAATTTCGCGACCATCAAGATTTCGGCGCTGATGCAGGCGATGAAAAGTTGA
- the groL gene encoding chaperonin GroEL (60 kDa chaperone family; promotes refolding of misfolded polypeptides especially under stressful conditions; forms two stacked rings of heptamers to form a barrel-shaped 14mer; ends can be capped by GroES; misfolded proteins enter the barrel where they are refolded when GroES binds), whose protein sequence is MSAKEVKFGVDARDRMLRGVEILNNAVKVTLGPKGRNVVLDKSFGAPRITKDGVTVAKEIELDDKFENMGAQMVREVASKAADAAGDGTTTATVLAAAIVREGAKAVAAGMNPMDLKRGIDLAVEAVVADLEKNSKKVTSNDEISQVGTISANGDAEIGKFLADAMKKVGNEGVITVEEAKSLETELEVVEGMQFDRGYISPYFVTNADKMRVEMDDVYLLVYEKKLSSLNELLPLLEAIVQTGKPLVIIAEDVEGEALATLVVNRLRGGLKVAAVKAPGFGDRRKAMLQDIAVLTGGQAISEDLGIKLENVTLQMLGRAKKVMIDKENTTIVNGAGKKADIEARVQQIKAQIEETTSDYDREKLQERLAKLAGGVAVIRVGGATEVEVRERKDRVDDAMHATRAAVEEGIVPGGGVALLRASLHLKGLRTKNDDQKTGVEIVRKALSAPARQIAVNAGEDGSVIVGKILEKDQYSYGFDSQTGEYVNLISKGIIDPTKVVRVAIQNAASVAALLITTEAMVAEVPKKNAGAGMTAGGGGMGGMGGMDF, encoded by the coding sequence ATGTCAGCCAAGGAAGTCAAATTCGGCGTTGATGCCCGCGACAGGATGCTGCGCGGCGTCGAAATTCTCAACAACGCGGTGAAGGTCACGCTCGGCCCGAAGGGCCGCAACGTCGTGCTCGACAAGTCGTTCGGCGCTCCCCGCATCACCAAGGACGGCGTCACCGTCGCCAAGGAAATCGAGCTCGACGACAAGTTCGAGAACATGGGCGCGCAGATGGTGCGCGAAGTCGCCTCCAAGGCGGCAGACGCTGCCGGCGACGGCACCACCACCGCGACCGTGCTGGCCGCGGCCATAGTGCGCGAAGGCGCCAAGGCGGTTGCCGCCGGCATGAACCCGATGGATCTGAAGCGCGGTATCGATCTCGCGGTGGAAGCCGTGGTCGCCGACCTAGAGAAGAACTCCAAGAAGGTCACCTCGAACGACGAGATCTCGCAGGTTGGCACCATCTCCGCCAACGGTGACGCCGAGATCGGCAAGTTTCTGGCCGATGCCATGAAGAAGGTTGGCAACGAGGGCGTCATCACGGTTGAGGAAGCCAAGTCGCTTGAGACCGAACTTGAAGTCGTCGAAGGCATGCAGTTCGACCGCGGCTATATCTCGCCCTACTTCGTCACCAACGCCGACAAGATGCGCGTTGAAATGGATGATGTCTATCTTCTCGTCTACGAGAAGAAGCTCTCCAGCCTGAACGAACTGCTTCCGCTTCTGGAAGCTATCGTGCAGACCGGTAAGCCGCTGGTCATCATCGCCGAAGACGTCGAAGGCGAAGCGCTTGCCACCTTGGTCGTCAACCGTCTGCGTGGCGGTCTGAAGGTCGCGGCCGTCAAGGCTCCGGGCTTCGGCGATCGCCGCAAGGCCATGCTGCAGGACATCGCGGTTCTGACCGGTGGTCAGGCGATCTCGGAAGATCTCGGCATCAAGCTCGAGAACGTCACGCTGCAGATGCTCGGCCGCGCCAAGAAGGTGATGATCGACAAGGAAAACACCACGATCGTCAACGGCGCCGGCAAGAAGGCCGACATCGAGGCGCGCGTGCAGCAGATCAAGGCGCAGATCGAGGAAACCACCTCGGACTACGACCGCGAAAAGCTGCAGGAGCGTCTGGCCAAGCTCGCGGGCGGCGTCGCCGTGATCCGCGTCGGCGGCGCGACCGAAGTCGAGGTGAGGGAGCGTAAGGATCGCGTGGATGACGCGATGCATGCGACCCGTGCGGCGGTTGAAGAAGGCATCGTGCCGGGCGGCGGCGTCGCCTTGCTGCGTGCCTCCCTGCATCTCAAGGGGCTGCGCACCAAGAACGACGACCAGAAGACCGGCGTCGAGATCGTGCGCAAGGCGCTATCGGCGCCAGCACGCCAGATCGCGGTCAACGCGGGCGAAGACGGCTCCGTGATCGTCGGTAAGATCCTGGAGAAGGACCAGTACTCCTACGGTTTCGACTCGCAGACCGGCGAATATGTCAACCTGATCTCCAAGGGCATCATCGACCCGACCAAGGTGGTTCGCGTGGCGATCCAGAACGCGGCTTCCGTTGCGGCGCTGCTGATCACCACCGAAGCCATGGTGGCCGAAGTGCCGAAGAAGAACGCAGGCGCCGGCATGACTGCGGGTGGCGGCGGCATGGGCGGCATGGGTGGTATGGATTTCTAA
- a CDS encoding signal transduction histidine kinase has product MSRKNLSLTKFGIDDGPHNMDGLRLLAWHGTERVEAFIGRKVMDVWVESVEHRGGRQSLFRDQYNALGKRNLAAIERIVNAKYQRGAALNRQHPYVEVLFSDITESGEALDLGGLVRLPLPPEFIRLSRIGQARQ; this is encoded by the coding sequence ATGTCACGTAAAAACTTGTCACTTACAAAATTCGGCATCGATGACGGCCCGCACAACATGGACGGGCTACGGCTTCTCGCATGGCACGGAACTGAACGGGTCGAAGCGTTCATAGGCCGCAAGGTGATGGACGTCTGGGTCGAATCCGTCGAGCACCGGGGAGGACGACAGAGTCTGTTCCGCGATCAGTACAACGCGTTGGGCAAGCGCAATCTTGCGGCGATCGAGCGGATCGTTAACGCGAAATACCAACGCGGCGCCGCACTCAACCGCCAGCATCCCTATGTCGAGGTGCTGTTCTCGGATATCACGGAAAGCGGCGAGGCACTGGACCTAGGCGGCCTTGTACGCCTGCCCTTGCCGCCGGAGTTTATCAGGCTGAGCCGGATCGGCCAAGCGAGGCAGTGA
- a CDS encoding DUF1488 family protein, with protein MRFWGHDSALEASFFTDEGALRRIQPEARPNEPGILNAFDCNRDVICSGGCEVY; from the coding sequence GTGCGGTTTTGGGGGCACGACAGCGCGCTGGAAGCGTCATTCTTCACTGACGAGGGCGCACTGAGGCGAATTCAACCAGAAGCCCGCCCCAACGAGCCCGGTATCCTGAACGCGTTCGATTGCAACCGTGATGTGATATGCAGCGGCGGCTGCGAAGTTTACTGA
- a CDS encoding globin family protein, producing MSPETKELLKTTWAKVIPISDIAAGLFYERLFTLDPSLQRLFKHADMKEQRRKLVQALSAVINSVDDLPSLIPTLEILGRNHIRYGVEDRHYETVGAALLWTLEQGLKEAWTPAAKSAWVVAYSTVSGVMRDAAAASRENATLQAI from the coding sequence ATGTCTCCTGAAACTAAAGAACTTCTCAAGACGACCTGGGCAAAGGTGATTCCGATCAGCGATATCGCGGCTGGTTTGTTCTATGAGAGACTGTTTACGCTCGATCCATCGCTGCAGCGATTGTTCAAGCATGCAGATATGAAAGAGCAGCGCCGGAAGCTCGTCCAGGCATTGAGTGCCGTGATCAACAGTGTCGATGACTTGCCGTCGTTGATACCGACGCTAGAGATCCTCGGGCGGAACCATATTCGGTATGGCGTCGAGGATCGGCATTACGAAACGGTTGGTGCAGCCTTGCTATGGACACTGGAGCAGGGGTTGAAAGAGGCTTGGACGCCAGCGGCGAAGTCCGCCTGGGTGGTGGCATACAGCACCGTGTCCGGCGTCATGCGTGATGCGGCGGCCGCATCGCGAGAGAACGCGACCCTGCAGGCAATTTGA